One window of Phycisphaeraceae bacterium genomic DNA carries:
- a CDS encoding glycosyltransferase family 4 protein: MRICLVSREMAPFWGAGIGTYVSSMARAWVQAGHEVHVLGVNDPEALSKGARLFPGVRFHDVDPLAESDDRVLWRSDVAKRSQQVRRALIRLHAAHRFDFIEFPEYFAEGAFSIRGARSLGELAGATLGVRLHSPDRLCRELNADPLLGFNRLLTDRLEMESVAHADAVVSPTSALLEWCRTELRAMGLSMHGPSGVVPYPFDASEFAGARAGWSDPASGRAGHRVPEILYFGRLERRKGVDLLVDAFNGLIGRGMDCTLRMIGGDTRTGPGGGSMREHLVLRLADEARDRVIFEDRLPRDQIVGAVLAASASGGVCCFPSRWENFPNVLLEAMSLGAPVVCADSSGMSEIVQHGHSGLLFRSGDVPALADALFLTLADRSLRERMASNAPAQIRALCDAASIAAQASSIADQGRSHRASRALPSIEADGAPLQEIVLSAPGAWREIERAARRTDASAILVRSVDASVDPRLVSASARILAAEPDVAVVSAFVHGHSPRESWVPLGLDPGGLAALDLSGIGAGAVIRTEALRAAILRIEEGLSALGPGAGVEGLSWVIAAGLASLAWKGVVIPEPWVGVRGMQHPYAIVPQQHRTRVVVASMLEHAGSTGHDATRLLASVLGSFAGSG, translated from the coding sequence TCTATGGCTCGCGCGTGGGTGCAGGCGGGGCACGAGGTTCACGTGCTCGGGGTGAACGACCCCGAGGCCCTCTCAAAGGGGGCAAGACTCTTTCCGGGCGTTCGGTTCCACGATGTTGATCCGTTGGCGGAGTCGGACGATCGCGTGCTCTGGCGGTCGGATGTGGCGAAGCGGTCTCAGCAGGTGAGGCGTGCGTTGATTCGATTGCATGCCGCCCACCGGTTCGATTTCATCGAGTTTCCGGAGTACTTCGCCGAAGGGGCATTCTCGATCCGGGGTGCGCGTTCCTTGGGCGAGTTGGCGGGCGCGACGCTGGGCGTGCGATTGCACTCGCCGGATCGGCTCTGTCGCGAGCTCAATGCGGACCCTCTGCTCGGGTTCAATCGGCTGCTGACGGATCGGCTTGAGATGGAGTCGGTGGCGCACGCCGACGCGGTTGTCTCCCCAACGTCGGCGTTGCTCGAATGGTGCCGCACCGAACTGCGAGCCATGGGCCTTTCGATGCACGGGCCGAGCGGCGTTGTGCCGTACCCGTTTGATGCGTCGGAGTTCGCGGGCGCGAGAGCGGGCTGGTCGGACCCGGCCTCGGGTCGCGCGGGTCACCGCGTGCCGGAGATCCTGTACTTCGGGCGGCTGGAGCGTCGCAAGGGCGTTGATCTGCTGGTCGATGCGTTCAACGGGCTGATCGGGCGCGGCATGGATTGCACGCTGCGAATGATCGGCGGCGATACCAGGACCGGTCCCGGCGGGGGATCGATGCGGGAGCATCTGGTGCTGCGGCTTGCGGACGAGGCGCGCGATCGCGTGATCTTTGAGGATCGGCTGCCTCGTGATCAGATCGTCGGGGCTGTGCTGGCTGCGTCGGCATCGGGCGGCGTCTGCTGCTTCCCTTCGCGATGGGAGAACTTTCCGAATGTGCTCCTCGAAGCGATGTCCCTGGGCGCGCCGGTGGTGTGCGCGGATTCGAGCGGGATGTCCGAGATCGTGCAGCACGGACACTCGGGGTTGTTGTTTCGATCGGGTGACGTGCCGGCTCTCGCGGACGCCCTGTTTCTGACGCTCGCAGACAGATCGCTGCGCGAACGCATGGCGTCGAACGCGCCGGCCCAGATCCGGGCGCTCTGCGATGCGGCTTCCATCGCGGCACAGGCGTCTTCCATAGCGGATCAGGGGCGATCGCATCGGGCTTCGCGTGCGCTTCCCAGCATCGAGGCCGATGGCGCCCCGTTGCAGGAGATTGTGCTGAGTGCGCCAGGGGCCTGGCGTGAGATCGAGCGGGCCGCACGGCGCACAGACGCCTCGGCGATCCTCGTGCGGAGCGTTGATGCGAGTGTCGATCCGCGGCTCGTATCCGCATCGGCGCGGATCCTGGCGGCCGAGCCGGATGTGGCCGTTGTGTCGGCGTTCGTGCATGGCCACTCGCCTCGTGAATCGTGGGTGCCGCTGGGGCTGGATCCTGGCGGGCTCGCAGCACTCGATCTCTCTGGGATCGGGGCCGGGGCAGTCATCCGCACCGAGGCGTTGCGTGCAGCGATCCTCCGGATCGAGGAGGGGCTGAGCGCGCTCGGCCCGGGGGCGGGTGTCGAGGGGCTCTCGTGGGTCATCGCGGCGGGGTTGGCATCGCTCGCGTGGAAGGGCGTGGTCATCCCGGAGCCGTGGGTGGGTGTGCGGGGTATGCAGCACCCTTATGCGATCGTCCCCCAGCAGCATCGCACGCGGGTCGTCGTGGCGTCGATGCTGGAGCATGCTGGTTCGACGGGTCACGACGCGACGCGGCTGCTGGCGAGCGTGTTGGGCAGCTTCGCCGGGAGTGGATGA
- a CDS encoding leucyl aminopeptidase family protein, which yields MFNSVTVSEKGKGVVVVGHFKGQGLDRLSKRAAPQAGVAGALKRKEATGDVGRIVEAWINPRSRVMIVGLGEKSACTPQTLRDAAAAVGRRLAASKDDAATLAFSGPAAQAGIDAAIAGEAIGEAIGLLSWSCDEFRGSATPKAERTDLAIRSDDRAMTSGMKTGLQIAQGVNLARTLSQTPPNIATPSWMAAQARKLARATGLKARIVEGDELESERMTGLINVGKASENKPCLIRLEYTPKSAKARAAKPLVLVGKTITYDTGGLSLKINNMMVGMKRDKDGGCAVLGAMHAIATVIKPDFPVVALLAAAENSISDEAYRPDDVIRYRNGVTVEVTNTDAEGRLVLADALIWACEVEKPRAIIDLATLTGGVITALGSTYAGLFCDNDQLRGAVECAAAGSGELVWRLPYAHADYRDMMKSPVADILNSNPNRKAHATQGAAFLANFVQKDVPWCHLDIAGVHVAEKNAGMYIDGPTGWGTRLLAHLIRSMNRD from the coding sequence GTGTTCAACAGCGTGACCGTGTCAGAAAAAGGCAAGGGCGTCGTCGTCGTCGGTCACTTCAAGGGCCAGGGTCTCGACCGGCTCTCGAAGCGTGCCGCGCCGCAGGCGGGTGTCGCCGGCGCGCTGAAACGAAAGGAAGCAACGGGCGATGTCGGACGGATCGTCGAGGCCTGGATCAACCCCCGCTCACGCGTGATGATCGTCGGTCTTGGTGAGAAATCGGCCTGCACGCCGCAGACGCTCAGGGACGCCGCCGCCGCCGTCGGCAGACGCCTGGCCGCCTCCAAGGACGACGCCGCAACGCTCGCATTCTCCGGGCCCGCTGCCCAGGCGGGCATCGACGCCGCGATCGCAGGCGAGGCGATCGGCGAGGCGATCGGCCTTCTCTCCTGGTCCTGCGATGAGTTCCGGGGATCCGCCACGCCCAAAGCCGAGCGCACCGATCTCGCGATCCGCTCCGACGATCGCGCCATGACCTCGGGAATGAAAACCGGGCTCCAGATCGCACAGGGAGTGAACCTCGCTCGCACGTTGAGCCAGACCCCCCCCAACATCGCGACACCCTCGTGGATGGCGGCCCAGGCGCGAAAGCTCGCACGCGCAACCGGCCTCAAGGCCCGCATCGTCGAAGGAGACGAGCTCGAATCCGAGCGCATGACAGGCCTGATCAACGTCGGCAAGGCGTCAGAGAACAAGCCCTGCCTGATCCGCCTCGAGTACACACCCAAGAGCGCGAAGGCCCGTGCCGCAAAGCCGCTGGTTCTCGTCGGAAAGACCATCACTTACGACACCGGCGGGCTCTCGCTGAAGATCAACAACATGATGGTCGGCATGAAACGCGACAAGGATGGCGGCTGCGCCGTTCTCGGCGCAATGCACGCGATCGCCACCGTCATCAAGCCGGACTTTCCCGTCGTCGCGCTGCTCGCCGCGGCTGAGAACTCCATCAGCGATGAGGCCTATCGCCCCGACGATGTCATCCGCTACCGCAACGGCGTCACGGTCGAAGTCACCAACACCGATGCCGAGGGACGCCTCGTGCTGGCAGATGCCCTGATCTGGGCGTGCGAAGTCGAGAAGCCGAGGGCGATCATCGATCTGGCCACGCTCACGGGCGGCGTCATCACCGCCCTCGGCTCCACATACGCGGGGCTCTTCTGCGACAACGACCAGCTTCGCGGGGCTGTGGAGTGTGCCGCCGCCGGTTCGGGCGAACTGGTCTGGCGTCTCCCGTACGCGCACGCGGACTATCGCGACATGATGAAGTCGCCGGTTGCCGACATCCTGAACAGCAACCCGAATCGCAAGGCCCATGCGACCCAGGGTGCGGCGTTCCTGGCGAACTTCGTGCAAAAGGATGTCCCCTGGTGCCACCTCGACATCGCGGGCGTCCATGTCGCCGAGAAGAACGCCGGGATGTACATCGACGGCCCGACCGGGTGGGGAACCCGGCTCCTCGCACACCTGATCCGCTCGATGAACCGGGACTAG
- a CDS encoding lamin tail domain-containing protein translates to MGRTPVVAAIWFLVICCAGGATAQPVPALGDEPPPVPVPKSPVAYPHPLITEILYAVPTKNGDANRDGERQTTGDEFVELINPHDRAIRISGYTLHDSAKPGRTQFRFTFPQLTLQPGQVVVVFNGHDSKLSGESDGTVGDGATPPKKQHPDFGNAWVFTARAPSTRAGFANGGDWVMLLDPRGEPVQCAIWGDAEKPVLPDGSVCVVELVTDSNGVSAQRRGLDGPFEPHPPYRASGLGADAPLMPFSPGVFVVPGLTRLEDMPPYKGER, encoded by the coding sequence ATGGGAAGGACACCCGTCGTTGCTGCAATCTGGTTCCTGGTTATCTGCTGCGCGGGCGGCGCGACGGCGCAACCAGTACCGGCTCTCGGAGATGAACCGCCTCCTGTGCCAGTGCCCAAGTCGCCCGTGGCGTATCCGCACCCGTTGATCACGGAGATTCTGTACGCCGTGCCGACGAAGAACGGGGACGCGAACCGCGACGGGGAGCGCCAGACAACGGGAGACGAGTTCGTCGAGTTGATCAATCCCCATGATCGAGCGATCCGGATCAGCGGCTACACGCTGCACGACTCGGCGAAGCCGGGGCGGACGCAGTTCCGCTTCACGTTTCCGCAGCTCACGCTCCAGCCGGGGCAGGTGGTGGTCGTTTTCAACGGCCATGACTCGAAATTGAGCGGCGAGTCCGACGGCACGGTCGGCGATGGCGCGACACCCCCGAAGAAGCAGCATCCGGATTTCGGAAACGCGTGGGTCTTCACGGCCCGCGCGCCCTCGACACGCGCGGGCTTTGCGAACGGGGGTGACTGGGTGATGCTGCTCGATCCGCGCGGCGAGCCCGTGCAGTGCGCGATCTGGGGCGATGCGGAGAAGCCGGTGCTTCCGGATGGAAGCGTGTGCGTAGTGGAGTTGGTGACCGATTCGAACGGTGTCAGCGCGCAGCGGCGCGGGCTCGATGGTCCCTTCGAGCCCCATCCGCCGTACAGGGCGAGCGGGCTGGGAGCCGACGCGCCTCTGATGCCGTTCAGCCCGGGCGTCTTTGTGGTGCCGGGCCTGACGCGGCTTGAGGACATGCCCCCCTACAAGGGCGAGCGATAA
- a CDS encoding M1 family metallopeptidase, which yields MMYLAKSIWLTRWVCGVVSLSCVFALGCQSGGGARETGPVVSEAGTSTVADRYGRDIFAPLDLPPGNEVRSASGRPGHAYWQQRVDYTINATLDAEKRRLTGVVRVRYVNNSPEPLPFLWMTLEQNLFDKESTGALMLGKGGRFGNRDGFEGGYQISRVTLLGPQGDAQRALNLDVYDTVGRIDLPTPVGPRGGEVRFEVEYAFDVPPYGSDRMGVEKVSQGTIFQFAQWFPAVCAFDDVHGWNTLPYLGAGEFHTNFGDYELALTLPRGHIVGATGELVNAPEVLTATQMERLERARRTRETVMIRTPEEVGDPASRPAGDGPLTWKFAAKNVRTVAWTSSEAFIWDASAVDGDASRVWVGSGAGNGAGTLCMSLYPKEGIGQWSKSTDMLRFSIEHYNRMWFRYPYPTAINVNGIVGGMEYPMIIFCRERNNERGLFGVTTHEIGHNWFPMIVSNDERRHAWMDEGFNTFINYYCNLERYPGDAPRRGDPRTFAAEMRRGDDQPMMTFPDRLAGGRLGRMMYAKPAAALVLLRERVLGPERFDRAFRAYIDQWAFKHPQPADFFRIMENEAGMDLAWFWRGWFYENGTLDLAVMGFDQEGASNATAKFRSLRRMVMPAEYRVDYTDGSSEVRRLPVEAWYTSDAHTAAWNTQGRRVKRVTIDPESRLPDQEPSNNSWPR from the coding sequence ATGATGTACCTGGCTAAGTCGATCTGGCTCACGCGTTGGGTGTGTGGTGTGGTCTCTCTCTCATGCGTCTTTGCGCTCGGCTGCCAGTCGGGCGGCGGGGCCCGCGAGACGGGGCCGGTGGTCTCTGAGGCCGGCACGAGCACCGTTGCGGATCGTTACGGACGGGATATCTTCGCTCCGCTCGATCTTCCTCCGGGCAATGAGGTGCGGAGTGCGAGCGGCAGGCCGGGGCACGCCTATTGGCAACAGCGGGTCGATTACACGATCAACGCGACACTGGATGCCGAGAAGCGGCGGCTCACGGGCGTTGTGCGCGTGCGATATGTGAACAACTCGCCGGAGCCCTTGCCTTTTCTCTGGATGACGCTCGAACAGAATCTCTTCGACAAGGAGAGCACCGGCGCGCTGATGCTGGGCAAGGGAGGGCGATTCGGTAACCGCGACGGTTTCGAGGGCGGGTACCAGATCTCGCGCGTGACGCTGCTCGGTCCGCAAGGGGATGCGCAGCGAGCCCTGAATCTCGACGTCTACGACACGGTCGGGAGGATCGATCTTCCCACGCCGGTCGGTCCGCGCGGGGGCGAGGTGCGATTCGAGGTGGAGTACGCGTTCGACGTGCCCCCGTATGGATCGGATCGCATGGGCGTCGAGAAGGTCTCTCAGGGGACGATCTTCCAGTTTGCGCAGTGGTTCCCCGCGGTGTGCGCGTTCGACGATGTCCACGGGTGGAACACGCTGCCGTATCTCGGCGCGGGTGAGTTCCACACGAACTTCGGGGACTATGAGCTCGCGCTCACGCTGCCTCGGGGTCACATCGTGGGGGCAACGGGCGAGCTTGTGAACGCGCCGGAGGTGCTGACGGCGACGCAGATGGAGCGACTGGAGAGGGCGCGTCGGACACGTGAGACGGTGATGATCCGCACGCCGGAAGAAGTGGGGGATCCCGCGAGCCGTCCTGCGGGGGATGGACCACTGACCTGGAAGTTCGCCGCCAAGAACGTGCGCACGGTGGCGTGGACGAGTTCGGAGGCGTTTATCTGGGATGCGTCGGCGGTCGATGGCGATGCGTCGCGCGTCTGGGTGGGAAGCGGCGCGGGCAACGGCGCGGGCACCCTCTGCATGTCGTTGTATCCGAAGGAGGGGATCGGCCAGTGGTCGAAGAGCACGGACATGCTGCGCTTCTCGATCGAGCATTACAACAGGATGTGGTTCAGGTATCCGTACCCGACGGCGATCAACGTGAACGGAATCGTCGGCGGGATGGAGTATCCCATGATCATCTTCTGCCGCGAGCGGAACAACGAGCGCGGCCTCTTCGGCGTGACCACGCACGAGATCGGCCACAACTGGTTCCCCATGATCGTCTCCAACGATGAGCGCCGGCACGCCTGGATGGACGAGGGGTTCAACACGTTCATCAACTACTACTGCAATCTGGAGCGGTATCCAGGGGATGCGCCGAGGCGTGGAGACCCGAGGACGTTCGCGGCCGAGATGCGCCGGGGCGACGACCAGCCGATGATGACGTTCCCCGACCGGCTCGCGGGCGGTCGGCTGGGGCGGATGATGTACGCCAAGCCCGCCGCGGCTCTTGTGCTGCTGCGTGAGCGTGTGCTCGGCCCGGAGCGTTTCGATCGCGCGTTCAGGGCGTACATCGATCAGTGGGCGTTCAAGCATCCGCAACCGGCCGACTTCTTCCGCATCATGGAGAACGAGGCGGGGATGGATCTCGCATGGTTCTGGCGCGGGTGGTTCTATGAGAACGGCACCCTCGATCTCGCCGTAATGGGCTTCGATCAGGAGGGTGCGTCCAACGCGACCGCGAAGTTCCGGTCACTCCGTCGCATGGTCATGCCTGCGGAGTATCGCGTGGACTACACGGACGGCTCGTCTGAAGTCAGGCGGCTGCCTGTCGAGGCGTGGTACACGAGCGATGCGCACACCGCGGCCTGGAACACGCAGGGACGACGCGTCAAGCGGGTCACGATCGATCCGGAGAGCCGCCTGCCCGATCAGGAGCCGTCGAACAACTCGTGGCCGAGATAG
- a CDS encoding phosphatidylglycerophosphatase A yields the protein MTRTPPTFHLITTFGLGFRRPASGTWGSVPPVALALLLMLTGFGPRENPLVYFGVLAFVLVLFCWACIAHGDLAEVRFGEKDPSEVVADETAGQCIPLLAIPWAGLVDWPRTLATLAFCFVAFRIMDIMKPPPARGLQRIPGGWGILIDDLVAGVYAAIAVNVFIWLLP from the coding sequence ATGACGCGAACACCGCCCACCTTCCACCTCATCACTACGTTCGGCCTCGGCTTCCGACGCCCTGCCTCCGGCACGTGGGGCTCGGTTCCTCCTGTCGCGCTCGCGCTCCTTCTGATGCTGACGGGCTTCGGCCCGCGCGAGAATCCTCTGGTCTACTTCGGCGTGCTTGCATTCGTGCTTGTCCTCTTCTGCTGGGCGTGTATCGCGCACGGCGACCTCGCCGAGGTCCGCTTCGGCGAGAAGGACCCATCCGAGGTCGTCGCCGACGAGACCGCTGGCCAGTGCATCCCGCTGCTTGCGATCCCGTGGGCCGGGCTCGTCGATTGGCCCCGCACGCTCGCGACGCTCGCTTTCTGCTTCGTCGCGTTCCGCATCATGGACATCATGAAGCCCCCGCCGGCGCGCGGGCTTCAGCGAATCCCCGGCGGCTGGGGGATCCTGATCGACGATCTCGTCGCGGGCGTGTACGCCGCGATCGCCGTCAACGTCTTCATCTGGCTCCTGCCGTAA
- the pgsA gene encoding CDP-diacylglycerol--glycerol-3-phosphate 3-phosphatidyltransferase encodes MPEPAPNAAHPATRPAPAPWQVHLPNALTLLRVAMTALFVGLIAFRSRPFPTGASIAGDTPDIGLLLAAALFVLAALTDALDGYLARKWRVVSKFGRVMDPFADKVLVLGAFIMLAGPAFTSASGDLVSGVAPWMVVVILARELLVTSIRAALEGDGIDFSAGWAGKAKMVLQSVVVPLILMLLAWGAPARGSAGAWTIDIAVWATVVATILSGIPYITRAISATRKPAT; translated from the coding sequence ATGCCCGAGCCGGCCCCCAATGCGGCACATCCAGCCACCCGACCCGCGCCCGCCCCCTGGCAGGTCCACCTACCGAACGCCCTGACACTGCTGCGGGTGGCGATGACCGCCCTCTTCGTCGGGCTGATCGCGTTCCGATCGCGCCCCTTCCCCACTGGCGCCTCGATCGCTGGCGATACCCCGGACATCGGGCTCTTGCTTGCCGCTGCGCTCTTTGTGCTCGCCGCGTTGACCGATGCCCTCGACGGATACCTCGCCCGGAAGTGGCGCGTCGTCTCGAAGTTCGGTCGCGTGATGGACCCGTTCGCCGACAAGGTTCTGGTGCTGGGCGCTTTCATCATGCTCGCAGGACCGGCCTTCACCAGCGCGTCGGGCGATCTGGTCTCGGGCGTCGCACCCTGGATGGTTGTGGTGATCCTCGCACGTGAGCTGCTCGTCACCTCCATCCGGGCCGCACTCGAAGGAGATGGGATCGACTTCTCCGCCGGATGGGCCGGCAAGGCAAAGATGGTCCTGCAGTCGGTCGTTGTGCCGCTGATCCTCATGCTACTCGCATGGGGCGCGCCCGCACGCGGCTCAGCCGGCGCGTGGACCATCGACATCGCTGTCTGGGCAACCGTGGTCGCCACAATTCTCAGCGGCATCCCCTACATCACGCGCGCGATCTCCGCCACTCGAAAGCCAGCCACATGA
- a CDS encoding NADH-quinone oxidoreductase subunit J codes for MDHLIHPIALYLGLALVGLGLCVALPRARVSPQVIGALLAAGGLGVILVLMGLKAKGELPNLYFYVFSLVALGGSLRVVTHPRPVYSAIYFILTILASCGLYLLLSAEFMAFALVIVYAGAILITYLFVIMLATQAPTEDRTEGLKSYDIAAREPMLATVASMALVAVLTGMLFAGVSGLEPRRAGASHDALLAQLPRRVEDAMKDASVISFKDRIVERDGAFQIDIENRRALVTGPGGERWVDFPAKLAPRNVEALGFNLLNTHPGSIEIAGVILLMAMLGAVVLSRRQVEIDEEAKVRQARNLMEGRGAEGQA; via the coding sequence TTGGACCATCTCATACATCCGATCGCGCTGTATCTCGGTTTGGCGCTCGTGGGGCTCGGGCTATGTGTCGCGCTGCCGCGCGCGCGGGTCAGCCCTCAGGTCATCGGGGCGTTGCTCGCTGCGGGCGGCCTCGGCGTGATCCTGGTGCTCATGGGCCTCAAGGCCAAGGGCGAGCTGCCGAATCTCTACTTTTATGTGTTCTCGCTGGTCGCCCTCGGCGGTTCTCTCCGGGTGGTCACACACCCGAGGCCGGTGTACTCGGCGATCTACTTCATCCTGACGATTCTGGCCTCTTGTGGTTTGTATCTGCTTCTCTCGGCAGAGTTTATGGCGTTCGCACTGGTGATCGTCTATGCCGGTGCGATCCTGATTACCTATCTCTTCGTCATCATGCTCGCGACGCAGGCGCCGACCGAGGATCGGACGGAAGGGCTGAAGTCGTACGACATTGCAGCCCGGGAGCCCATGTTGGCAACAGTCGCCAGTATGGCGCTGGTTGCGGTGCTGACCGGGATGCTCTTTGCTGGCGTCTCCGGGCTAGAGCCCCGGCGCGCGGGGGCATCCCACGACGCGCTGCTTGCGCAACTCCCTCGCCGCGTTGAAGATGCGATGAAGGACGCGAGCGTGATCTCGTTCAAGGATCGCATTGTTGAGCGGGACGGGGCGTTCCAGATCGACATCGAGAATCGGCGGGCGCTGGTCACCGGCCCGGGTGGTGAGCGCTGGGTTGATTTCCCTGCCAAACTCGCCCCCCGGAACGTGGAGGCCCTCGGTTTCAATCTTCTGAACACCCATCCCGGCTCGATCGAGATCGCGGGCGTGATCCTGCTGATGGCGATGCTGGGCGCGGTCGTTCTCTCTCGCCGGCAGGTCGAGATCGACGAGGAGGCGAAGGTCCGTCAGGCCCGCAACCTCATGGAAGGACGCGGCGCGGAGGGACAGGCGTGA
- the nuoK gene encoding NADH-quinone oxidoreductase subunit NuoK, with translation MGGATLAHYLLISVLMFAIGLIGFLTRRNLIVMFLCTELMFQAAGIALIAFSRFHLEHSGQTFVIFVLTVAAAEAAMALALVVLLFRKRESLDADEWTEMKG, from the coding sequence ATGGGCGGGGCCACGCTCGCGCACTATCTCCTGATCTCCGTGCTGATGTTTGCCATCGGGCTCATCGGGTTTCTCACCCGGCGGAACCTGATCGTGATGTTCCTCTGCACCGAGCTGATGTTCCAGGCCGCCGGTATCGCGCTCATCGCGTTCAGCCGGTTCCACCTCGAGCACAGCGGTCAGACGTTCGTGATCTTTGTGCTGACGGTCGCCGCCGCGGAGGCGGCGATGGCGCTCGCTCTGGTTGTGCTCCTCTTCCGCAAGCGTGAGTCGCTCGATGCGGATGAGTGGACGGAAATGAAGGGTTGA